One segment of Bacillus alkalisoli DNA contains the following:
- a CDS encoding methionine ABC transporter ATP-binding protein: MITLHNVSKNFGSFQAIKSVSITVPKGEIYGVIGASGAGKSTLLRLINLLEKPDSGEVEVSGQILTNLNPKALRKARQSIGMIFQHFHLVSNKTVYDNVAVSLQLAKIPRKEHRSRVLECLQFVGLETFIDKYPAELSGGQKQRVAIARALANRPQVLLCDEPTSSLDPHTTTEILGVLNTINQKLGVTIVIVSHEMEVIKSICHKVTVMSEGEIYNTVSIEPNGIPTIDHHPEWFIQQLTKDGDRADA, translated from the coding sequence ATGATTACCTTACATAATGTAAGTAAAAATTTCGGATCATTTCAAGCAATAAAATCTGTTTCTATTACTGTTCCAAAAGGTGAGATTTATGGTGTAATTGGGGCAAGTGGAGCGGGGAAATCTACTCTACTTCGATTGATTAACTTACTAGAAAAACCAGATAGTGGCGAAGTGGAAGTAAGTGGACAAATTCTAACTAACTTGAACCCTAAAGCACTTCGCAAAGCACGTCAGTCAATTGGGATGATTTTTCAACATTTTCATTTAGTGTCCAATAAAACGGTGTACGACAATGTCGCGGTATCTTTACAACTAGCAAAAATACCGAGAAAAGAGCACCGAAGTAGAGTATTAGAATGTCTTCAATTTGTAGGATTAGAAACTTTCATAGATAAATATCCTGCTGAATTAAGTGGTGGGCAAAAGCAGCGAGTGGCGATTGCTAGAGCGCTAGCCAATCGACCGCAAGTATTGTTATGTGATGAACCTACTTCTTCCCTAGACCCTCATACGACGACGGAAATATTAGGTGTGTTAAACACGATTAATCAAAAACTCGGAGTAACGATTGTCATCGTAAGTCACGAGATGGAAGTAATTAAAAGTATTTGCCACAAAGTTACCGTCATGTCAGAGGGAGAAATATATAATACGGTCTCTATTGAACCGAACGGTATTCCTACTATTGATCATCATCCTGAGTGGTTTATTCAACAGCTTACGAAGGATGGTGACCGAGCCGATGCCTGA
- a CDS encoding ribonucleoside-diphosphate reductase subunit alpha — MNSKHSLMENSVRDVINTASERYSFDFSPIYEQIPNLDEACYEQALLFSLNKISMEEPKWSFFAANLYLHELYRTVSENRGYPLEEKYGSFYSLVSHITKLGIYSNDLIHSYSKDEIELLGEVINPEKDYLFNYIGIFLLADRYLTKDYNDTIVELPQERFMIIAMTLMKNEPKEKRIAYVKDAYWALSNLYMTVATPTLSNAGKSFGQLSSCFIDTVEDSLDGIYLNNWDAARLSKDGGGVGIYFGKVRALGSDIKKFKGNSSGVVPWIRLINDTAVSVDQLGQRQGAIAVYLDVFHKDIMNGFLDLKTNNGDERRKAHDIFTGVSIPDLFMEKLKEVDEQGRSIGEWHTFCPHQVKQIMGWKNKDGVSLGLEDFYDEKNKKFFTEKYEDAVKHPLLPRKSYRAMDIMARMMVSQLETGTPYMFYRDEVNRQNPNKHVSGIGQTSIFCSNLCTEITQNMSATTIVNEYQDEDGNIVIVRKPGDFVVCNLSSINLAKSYQDNVLDKLIPIQMRMLDNVIDLNSISVGQAELTNKKYRAVGLGTFGWHHLLALEGILWESEEAIAFADRLYEDIAYYTIQSSMKLAKEKEAYREFEGSEWQTGEFFERRNYASDKWNQLREQVATYGVRNGWMMAIAPNSSTAKIGGSTDGIDPLYAVEYAEEKKNFKFKVTAPDINYHTYHYYRKTRNLLDQTWSIRQNAARQRHIDQSISFNLYIRHDIKAKELLQLHMEAWEQRLKTTYYVRSTSQSEINECEACHS; from the coding sequence ATGAATTCTAAACATTCATTAATGGAGAATTCTGTAAGAGATGTAATAAACACGGCCTCGGAAAGGTATTCTTTTGATTTTTCACCAATCTATGAGCAGATACCAAATTTAGATGAAGCTTGTTATGAACAAGCCTTACTTTTCTCATTAAACAAAATTTCCATGGAAGAACCAAAATGGTCTTTTTTTGCCGCGAATTTATATTTACACGAGCTCTACCGTACAGTATCTGAGAATCGCGGGTATCCTTTGGAAGAAAAGTACGGAAGCTTCTACTCTCTTGTCTCGCATATAACAAAACTAGGTATTTATTCTAACGATCTCATACATAGCTATTCCAAGGATGAGATTGAACTACTAGGAGAAGTCATTAACCCTGAAAAAGACTACTTATTTAATTATATCGGGATATTTTTATTGGCAGATCGATACTTAACAAAAGACTACAACGATACGATTGTGGAATTACCTCAAGAGCGTTTCATGATTATTGCCATGACTCTAATGAAGAATGAACCAAAGGAAAAGCGCATCGCCTATGTGAAAGATGCTTATTGGGCATTAAGCAACTTATATATGACTGTCGCTACTCCTACTCTATCAAACGCTGGTAAAAGCTTTGGTCAACTTTCATCCTGTTTTATTGATACGGTAGAAGACTCTTTAGATGGTATTTATTTAAATAATTGGGATGCTGCTAGATTAAGCAAAGACGGTGGTGGAGTAGGAATTTATTTCGGTAAAGTTCGAGCGTTAGGCTCCGATATTAAAAAGTTCAAAGGGAATTCATCTGGAGTTGTACCTTGGATTCGACTTATTAACGATACAGCGGTAAGTGTCGATCAACTTGGACAACGCCAAGGAGCTATTGCAGTTTACTTAGACGTGTTCCATAAAGATATTATGAACGGCTTTCTAGACTTAAAAACAAATAACGGGGATGAAAGACGAAAAGCTCATGATATTTTCACAGGAGTCTCTATTCCTGACTTGTTTATGGAAAAACTAAAAGAAGTAGATGAACAAGGTAGAAGTATTGGAGAATGGCACACCTTTTGTCCACACCAAGTAAAACAAATCATGGGTTGGAAAAACAAGGATGGGGTTTCACTTGGTCTAGAGGATTTCTATGATGAAAAGAATAAGAAATTTTTCACAGAAAAGTATGAAGATGCTGTAAAACACCCACTTCTACCCAGAAAATCTTATCGAGCGATGGATATTATGGCTAGAATGATGGTTTCTCAGCTAGAAACAGGTACGCCCTATATGTTTTACAGAGATGAAGTGAATCGCCAAAACCCGAATAAGCACGTGAGCGGAATCGGACAAACTTCTATTTTTTGCAGTAACCTTTGTACTGAAATTACTCAAAATATGTCGGCTACTACTATTGTAAATGAGTATCAAGATGAGGATGGAAATATTGTTATTGTAAGAAAGCCAGGTGATTTTGTCGTTTGCAACTTATCTTCTATTAATCTGGCAAAATCCTATCAAGACAATGTGTTAGATAAGCTAATTCCAATTCAAATGCGAATGCTCGATAATGTTATTGATCTTAATTCTATTTCTGTCGGACAAGCGGAGCTAACAAATAAAAAATATCGTGCCGTAGGCTTGGGTACATTTGGATGGCACCACCTTCTAGCTTTAGAAGGTATTTTATGGGAGTCAGAAGAAGCGATAGCGTTTGCCGATAGACTGTATGAAGATATTGCGTACTACACTATTCAATCCTCGATGAAGTTAGCAAAGGAAAAAGAGGCTTATCGTGAGTTTGAAGGTTCAGAATGGCAAACCGGAGAGTTTTTTGAGCGAAGAAACTATGCCTCAGATAAATGGAATCAATTAAGAGAACAAGTAGCAACATATGGCGTTCGGAATGGCTGGATGATGGCGATAGCGCCAAACTCCTCCACTGCTAAGATTGGTGGATCTACAGATGGAATAGACCCTTTATATGCGGTTGAATATGCGGAGGAAAAGAAGAATTTTAAATTTAAAGTGACTGCACCTGATATAAACTATCATACATATCACTATTATAGAAAAACAAGGAACCTGTTAGATCAAACATGGAGTATACGACAAAACGCAGCTCGCCAGCGTCATATTGATCAGTCTATCAGCTTCAACTTATATATTCGTCACGATATTAAGGCAAAAGAATTGTTACAACTTCACATGGAGGCATGGGAACAGCGTTTAAAAACAACCTATTATGTTAGAAGCACTTCTCAATCTGAAATAAATGAATGTGAAGCTTGTCATAGTTAA
- a CDS encoding PadR family transcriptional regulator, with protein sequence MKTYNDTTYAILGILTTPCKSGYDIKQFIDQSLNHFWKISYGQIYPTLKIIVKEGLAEVKVSQTQGRVDRNEYYLTTKGLEILKSWLEQPIEHAPIERNEVLLKLFFGSYQSAESTVSLLQDYKQRLETRYETYLAIEQGILQHNKEEKDAMYWLFTLDYGKRGTKAAIEWCEHTLKYFSIKE encoded by the coding sequence GTGAAAACTTATAACGATACAACATACGCAATATTAGGCATTTTAACAACTCCTTGTAAATCTGGTTACGATATTAAACAGTTCATAGATCAAAGCTTAAATCATTTTTGGAAAATTAGTTATGGGCAAATTTATCCTACGTTAAAAATAATCGTCAAAGAAGGGTTAGCCGAAGTGAAGGTGTCCCAAACACAAGGAAGAGTAGATAGAAACGAGTACTATCTCACGACAAAAGGATTGGAAATATTAAAAAGCTGGTTAGAACAACCCATTGAACATGCTCCAATTGAACGTAATGAAGTACTACTAAAACTATTCTTTGGTTCCTATCAGTCTGCAGAAAGCACAGTTTCCCTCCTTCAAGACTATAAGCAAAGACTAGAAACCCGTTACGAAACGTATTTAGCCATCGAACAAGGAATACTTCAACATAATAAAGAGGAAAAAGACGCAATGTACTGGCTGTTTACATTAGATTATGGAAAAAGAGGAACAAAAGCTGCTATCGAATGGTGTGAGCATACGTTAAAATATTTCTCAATAAAGGAGTAG
- a CDS encoding flavodoxin domain-containing protein: MKCAIIYSSVTGNTKELAEQIYTIFLSRFVDVHLFSIHEFKLPHLSKYDAVVIGTYSWGNGEIPEEMQKLYNTFSDFLKSNVVTAVFGTGDSFYPHYCGAVDKFTEILYTNTNLAATLKVELLLQEQDLMRCQMFVESVIKRSFKK; this comes from the coding sequence ATGAAGTGCGCCATAATTTATTCTTCTGTTACAGGTAATACGAAAGAATTAGCAGAACAAATTTATACGATTTTCTTATCTCGATTCGTTGATGTACATCTATTTTCCATACATGAATTTAAGCTACCTCATTTGAGTAAATATGATGCAGTAGTGATTGGAACCTATTCTTGGGGAAATGGCGAGATACCAGAAGAAATGCAGAAGCTTTACAACACGTTTAGTGATTTCTTAAAAAGTAATGTAGTGACAGCTGTCTTCGGCACAGGCGATAGCTTCTATCCCCACTATTGTGGTGCAGTTGATAAATTCACTGAGATTCTCTACACTAACACAAATTTAGCTGCAACTTTAAAAGTGGAGCTACTGCTTCAAGAACAAGATTTGATGCGTTGTCAAATGTTTGTAGAGTCCGTAATTAAACGTAGTTTCAAAAAATAA
- a CDS encoding radical SAM/SPASM domain-containing protein, producing MRKYKKFYLEITSVCNLACSFCPPTERQKQFISVEDFSKRLDQIKPHTDYIYLHVKGEPLLHPKIDQLLDISYEKGFKVNITTNGTLINKKREKLLNKPALRQMNFSLHSFDGHIGSKDKEGYVRSILSFIKEATSQSELIVSLRLWNLTQDNTTNLERERNRELLTIIEKEFDLDYKIEEKVSPGSGVKIAERIFINQDYEFQWPALHEEEDDGKGFCYGLRNQAGILANGTVIPCCLDGEGVINLGNINDHSFSDIIEMDRAKNLVEGFSRREAVEELCRKCGYRKRFGK from the coding sequence GTGAGGAAATATAAGAAGTTTTACTTAGAGATTACGAGTGTATGTAATCTTGCCTGTAGCTTTTGTCCGCCAACGGAGCGACAGAAGCAATTTATTTCAGTGGAGGATTTTTCTAAGAGATTAGATCAAATTAAGCCGCACACAGACTACATTTATTTGCACGTGAAAGGTGAGCCATTGCTCCATCCTAAAATAGATCAGCTGTTAGATATAAGCTATGAGAAAGGCTTTAAAGTAAATATTACAACGAATGGAACGTTAATAAACAAAAAGAGAGAAAAACTACTAAATAAGCCTGCACTAAGGCAAATGAACTTTTCGCTTCATAGCTTTGACGGCCACATTGGTTCTAAAGATAAGGAAGGGTATGTGCGAAGTATTCTTTCTTTTATAAAAGAAGCAACGAGCCAGTCAGAATTGATCGTTTCATTACGCTTATGGAATCTTACACAAGATAATACGACGAATTTGGAAAGAGAGAGAAACAGAGAATTACTAACCATTATTGAAAAAGAATTTGATTTAGACTACAAAATAGAAGAGAAAGTCAGTCCAGGAAGCGGCGTGAAAATCGCGGAACGTATCTTTATCAATCAAGATTACGAATTTCAATGGCCTGCTTTGCACGAAGAGGAAGATGACGGAAAAGGCTTCTGTTATGGTCTGCGAAACCAAGCAGGTATTTTAGCAAACGGAACAGTTATTCCTTGTTGTCTAGATGGTGAGGGAGTAATCAACCTTGGAAACATTAACGATCACTCATTTTCAGATATTATTGAAATGGATAGAGCAAAAAACCTTGTAGAGGGCTTTTCACGCAGAGAGGCAGTGGAGGAACTATGCAGGAAATGTGGGTATCGCAAGAGGTTTGGAAAATAA
- a CDS encoding DUF4188 domain-containing protein, which translates to MNKQIFPGRYTTENSEDIVVFIIGMRFNNRLAIHKWFPVFSAMPGMIRELYMNKEELGFLSMESYYGLRTTTMIQYWRSVEDLHAYARNEKHLTAWKKFNEKLGNNNAVGIYHETFQVKKGNYESVYTNMPFYGLGKAMEHIPVTFERNSARKRLKAQ; encoded by the coding sequence ATGAATAAACAAATTTTCCCTGGCCGCTATACGACCGAGAATTCAGAGGATATTGTCGTTTTTATCATTGGAATGAGGTTCAACAATCGACTAGCCATCCATAAATGGTTTCCCGTTTTTAGCGCTATGCCAGGAATGATTAGAGAACTTTACATGAATAAAGAGGAATTAGGATTTTTATCAATGGAAAGCTATTATGGACTTAGAACGACCACTATGATTCAATATTGGCGTTCGGTGGAAGACTTACATGCTTATGCAAGGAATGAGAAGCATTTGACTGCTTGGAAAAAATTCAATGAAAAGCTAGGCAACAATAACGCCGTTGGTATCTATCATGAAACGTTCCAAGTAAAAAAAGGAAACTATGAATCTGTTTACACAAATATGCCTTTCTATGGATTGGGTAAGGCGATGGAACATATCCCGGTAACTTTCGAGCGAAATTCTGCTCGTAAACGCCTTAAAGCACAGTAG
- a CDS encoding GNAT family N-acetyltransferase: MKTRELPKIQLRELTLYDVEDRYQWGLDKEVTKHLNMPERYPPFSREETKNWIEMCINKTNGYEQKAIVTEEGKHIGWVDLKNIDKLNKHAELGIAIGDKNYWGKGFGLAAMNEMLLWGFNELGLNKIWLRVEVDNEKAIKSYKRMGYVEEGILRQDRLRNGEYIDRLRMSMLKGEFDQKE; this comes from the coding sequence ATGAAAACAAGGGAATTACCGAAAATCCAATTAAGAGAATTAACTCTTTATGATGTTGAAGACCGTTATCAATGGGGTTTAGATAAGGAGGTAACAAAACATTTAAATATGCCAGAGAGGTATCCACCTTTTAGTAGAGAAGAAACTAAAAATTGGATTGAAATGTGCATTAACAAAACAAATGGATATGAACAAAAAGCCATTGTCACAGAAGAGGGAAAACATATTGGTTGGGTTGATTTAAAAAACATCGACAAGTTAAACAAACACGCTGAATTAGGGATTGCAATAGGAGATAAAAACTATTGGGGTAAAGGTTTTGGGCTTGCTGCAATGAATGAAATGCTTTTATGGGGATTTAATGAATTAGGACTAAATAAAATTTGGCTCAGAGTTGAAGTAGACAATGAAAAAGCAATTAAATCTTATAAACGTATGGGTTATGTAGAAGAAGGCATTTTAAGACAAGATAGATTAAGAAATGGAGAATATATTGACCGACTTCGTATGAGTATGTTGAAAGGCGAGTTTGATCAAAAGGAGTAG
- a CDS encoding MetQ/NlpA family ABC transporter substrate-binding protein: MKKLAMLSALLLLLLVGCGSQNNDNETTKANEEAPATEEVTLKIATLIPPMTEILDLVKPMLAEEGINLEVIVLGDNVQPNSALAAGEVDANFFQHVPYMEEFNRNNNAELVPVVPIYFANYGVYSKDYAEMDQLPEGAVVAIANDVSNIDRSLSLLAQHNVITLQEKTGPYYTQSDIMENPKNYQFKEVDLLMLARMYDDADAVVMTPAYAAPLGLTPKSDALLTEGVENDFAITLVARKDNVDSAPIQKLAEKMNSPEVRAFLEENYDETAIPAF, encoded by the coding sequence ATGAAAAAATTAGCCATGCTATCAGCTTTGCTCTTACTATTATTAGTAGGTTGTGGCAGCCAAAATAACGATAACGAAACAACGAAGGCGAACGAAGAAGCACCAGCAACGGAAGAAGTAACCTTGAAGATAGCTACCTTAATTCCCCCAATGACAGAAATCTTGGATCTTGTAAAGCCAATGTTAGCGGAAGAAGGAATTAACCTAGAAGTAATCGTGCTTGGGGACAATGTTCAACCGAATAGCGCCTTAGCAGCAGGAGAAGTAGATGCGAACTTCTTCCAACACGTACCGTACATGGAAGAATTCAACCGAAACAACAATGCGGAATTAGTGCCAGTAGTTCCTATCTACTTTGCTAACTATGGCGTGTATTCAAAAGATTATGCTGAAATGGACCAGTTACCAGAAGGTGCTGTTGTTGCTATTGCAAATGATGTTTCCAACATCGACCGCTCCCTATCATTATTAGCACAACATAACGTGATTACGTTACAAGAAAAAACAGGCCCATACTACACGCAAAGTGATATTATGGAAAATCCAAAAAACTATCAATTTAAAGAAGTGGATTTATTAATGTTAGCTAGAATGTATGATGATGCAGATGCGGTTGTTATGACACCAGCTTATGCAGCGCCACTTGGACTCACACCGAAAAGTGATGCCCTTTTAACAGAAGGTGTAGAAAATGATTTTGCGATTACATTAGTTGCACGTAAAGACAATGTAGACTCTGCTCCCATTCAAAAGCTAGCAGAAAAAATGAACAGTCCAGAAGTTCGTGCATTTTTAGAAGAAAACTATGATGAAACGGCGATACCAGCGTTTTAG
- a CDS encoding four-helix bundle copper-binding protein yields the protein MTEKEKYQQCLEECLACMDACNTCFDACLNEDDVKMMADCIRLDRECSDICALAARAIQSNSPFLEQICSLCAEVCEACGKECSKHDHDHCKKCADACYSCAKACRAMITH from the coding sequence ATGACGGAAAAAGAAAAATACCAGCAATGTTTGGAAGAGTGCCTTGCGTGTATGGATGCATGCAATACCTGCTTTGATGCGTGTTTAAACGAGGATGATGTGAAGATGATGGCGGATTGTATCAGGTTGGACAGAGAATGTTCAGATATCTGCGCTTTGGCTGCCAGAGCCATTCAATCGAACAGTCCGTTTTTGGAACAAATCTGCAGTCTATGTGCAGAGGTGTGTGAGGCCTGCGGGAAAGAATGCAGCAAGCATGATCATGACCACTGCAAGAAATGCGCGGATGCATGCTACAGTTGTGCAAAAGCTTGTCGTGCCATGATTACTCATTAA
- a CDS encoding ankyrin repeat domain-containing protein: MSELIDAILTGERLTILKLVNSGTDIDIQDEDGRTPLMHAVIENDYEVAKLLMDNGANIDIQDNISQAAALHFAAQQYALEIAKLMLSKNAIVDTKDKNGNTPLSDAVFYSEGKGEFIKLLLGYGADPHNKNNFAVSPYELAMSIDNYDLINFFIKD, encoded by the coding sequence TTGAGTGAATTAATTGATGCAATCTTAACTGGAGAACGATTGACAATACTTAAGTTGGTGAATTCAGGTACAGATATAGACATTCAAGATGAAGACGGAAGGACTCCATTAATGCACGCAGTAATTGAAAATGATTACGAAGTAGCTAAACTCTTAATGGACAACGGAGCAAATATTGATATACAAGACAATATATCGCAGGCTGCCGCACTTCATTTTGCAGCACAACAATATGCTTTAGAAATTGCAAAACTAATGCTCAGTAAGAATGCCATTGTTGATACCAAGGACAAAAATGGTAATACACCATTATCTGATGCAGTTTTTTACTCAGAAGGAAAAGGCGAGTTTATTAAATTATTATTGGGTTATGGAGCCGACCCACATAATAAGAATAATTTTGCTGTCTCGCCTTACGAATTAGCTATGTCAATTGATAATTATGACCTAATAAATTTTTTCATAAAGGATTAA
- a CDS encoding methionine ABC transporter permease has product MPEILIQYEAAIWKAIGETFIMVGASILAAVLVGLPVGTMLFLCRKGKILENRVVFSTLNLLVNIIRSFPFLLLVVFLIPFTRWIVGTAIGTAAATVPLAIIAIAHYSRLVEQSLLDIPKGVLEAAISMGASVKDIIFKFLYVEARSGLVLGLTTSTISFISYSTIMGVVGGGGVGDFAIRYGYQQFKTDLMLYMIIIMVILVQLIQFTGMTIARMIDKR; this is encoded by the coding sequence ATGCCTGAAATATTAATTCAATACGAAGCTGCCATATGGAAAGCAATAGGAGAAACATTCATTATGGTTGGGGCTTCGATTTTAGCGGCTGTGCTCGTCGGGCTTCCAGTCGGAACTATGTTGTTTCTTTGTAGAAAAGGAAAAATACTAGAAAATCGAGTCGTTTTTTCTACGTTAAATCTACTTGTAAACATTATTAGATCGTTCCCTTTTTTACTATTAGTCGTTTTTTTAATTCCTTTTACAAGGTGGATTGTTGGCACTGCCATTGGGACCGCTGCAGCGACCGTCCCACTAGCAATTATAGCGATTGCCCATTATTCCAGGTTGGTCGAGCAGTCCTTATTAGATATTCCAAAAGGAGTATTGGAAGCAGCCATCTCAATGGGAGCGTCCGTGAAGGATATCATTTTTAAATTCCTTTATGTAGAAGCTCGTTCTGGGTTAGTTCTAGGGTTAACGACATCGACGATTAGCTTTATATCATACTCTACTATTATGGGTGTTGTTGGAGGCGGAGGGGTCGGTGACTTCGCGATCCGTTATGGATACCAACAGTTTAAAACAGATTTAATGTTGTATATGATCATCATCATGGTCATACTAGTACAACTCATTCAGTTTACAGGTATGACGATAGCAAGAATGATAGATAAAAGATAA
- a CDS encoding YgdI/YgdR family lipoprotein — MKKLTIVLIIFLFLSGCSSPTLQNTIEKSGMGKVNILFQDEKDGTVIYLKEEGNDQNLLVITTFFKTEYLDRYRLGSHSESKVINPLEKDDDISFFYSENIDAIILWGLASGYSDIDRADYTILDDYGNILHNSSVKLSKNNLIFDKLPNEIKPSSIKSILYKLTSTDGKVIVDRY; from the coding sequence TTGAAAAAACTAACTATTGTTTTAATTATATTTCTTTTCCTAAGTGGTTGTTCTTCACCAACACTTCAAAATACTATAGAGAAATCAGGTATGGGAAAAGTAAACATATTATTCCAAGATGAAAAGGATGGTACGGTTATCTACCTAAAAGAAGAAGGAAACGATCAAAATTTATTAGTTATAACTACCTTTTTTAAAACGGAATATTTAGATAGATACAGGTTAGGAAGTCATTCCGAATCAAAAGTAATTAATCCTTTAGAAAAAGATGATGACATTTCCTTTTTTTATTCAGAAAATATTGATGCTATAATTTTATGGGGATTGGCTTCAGGTTATAGTGACATAGATCGAGCTGATTATACAATATTAGATGATTATGGGAATATTTTGCATAATAGTAGTGTAAAACTATCCAAAAATAATTTGATATTTGACAAATTACCAAATGAGATAAAACCAAGTTCTATCAAATCAATTTTATATAAGCTCACATCTACAGACGGGAAAGTAATTGTGGATAGATATTAA
- a CDS encoding acyl-CoA thioesterase, which translates to MEENLPASISRTIQTKLVLPPDTNHLGTIFGGTILSYIDEIAAITAMKHSKEVVVTASIDTVNFLSSAKVGDILHLEGVVISTGRTSMEVYVKVECQNLKSRKKTVTTTAILTMVAVDLNGKPTPVNGVIPESEEEKALFQHAQARKERRLKINELSKECGL; encoded by the coding sequence ATGGAAGAAAATTTACCTGCCAGTATTTCTAGAACAATCCAGACGAAACTTGTTTTACCTCCGGACACTAATCATTTAGGTACTATATTTGGCGGAACTATTTTGTCTTACATTGATGAAATAGCTGCTATTACGGCAATGAAACACAGTAAGGAAGTAGTGGTAACGGCTTCTATTGATACGGTTAATTTTCTCTCTTCAGCTAAAGTTGGCGATATTTTGCACTTAGAAGGTGTCGTAATTTCAACCGGTAGAACGTCAATGGAAGTCTATGTAAAAGTAGAGTGCCAAAACCTGAAATCAAGAAAAAAAACCGTAACAACAACAGCTATTCTAACAATGGTTGCTGTAGATCTTAACGGCAAACCAACTCCAGTGAATGGTGTCATCCCTGAGTCAGAAGAAGAAAAAGCACTATTCCAACATGCCCAAGCTAGAAAAGAAAGAAGATTAAAGATAAATGAACTTTCAAAGGAGTGTGGACTATGA
- a CDS encoding ribonucleotide-diphosphate reductase subunit beta, giving the protein MVLHAPLTKIKLLNPEYPNKSTGIINGKSSGLLNWNDIAYPKMYDLYQTLLSNFWKAQEINMQDDIKQWDSLSEQEKDVFLRINTQLASLDSLQTPTMSQVMDYVTDSSFKAIFAVISQQEAVHNESYSYILSSLVPLAEQNERFNQAKLDPIVNQRNQLILDAYEEFRSEPTSQSLFKLCVNSINLEGIYFYAGFAFFYHLAHQQKMLKTSTMISYIQRDEMQHAYFISQFIRILFTENPNLHTEANIAYIYSTINQAVVLEKKWARYILKDIKGIDLDEFDAYIEYLANKRFRQLGLKNFYEERPNPMPWIQVFSDEMINNTKSDFFEQKSRTYSKVSKYNGFDEL; this is encoded by the coding sequence ATAGTGTTACATGCTCCATTAACAAAAATTAAATTACTTAACCCTGAGTATCCAAACAAGTCGACTGGCATTATTAATGGAAAATCTTCAGGACTTTTAAACTGGAATGATATTGCCTATCCTAAAATGTATGATTTGTACCAAACACTCTTATCAAATTTTTGGAAAGCACAAGAAATCAATATGCAAGATGATATAAAGCAGTGGGACAGCCTAAGTGAACAAGAAAAAGATGTTTTTCTGCGAATCAACACACAGTTAGCTTCACTGGACAGTTTGCAAACACCAACAATGAGTCAAGTGATGGACTATGTGACAGATTCTAGTTTCAAAGCTATCTTTGCTGTTATTTCTCAACAAGAGGCTGTTCATAATGAGTCATATTCTTATATACTAAGTTCCCTAGTTCCACTTGCGGAACAAAATGAACGGTTTAATCAAGCTAAACTAGATCCGATAGTAAATCAACGTAACCAACTTATTTTAGATGCATATGAGGAATTTAGGTCTGAACCTACATCGCAATCTTTATTTAAGCTATGTGTAAACTCTATTAATCTAGAAGGTATTTACTTTTATGCTGGCTTTGCTTTTTTCTATCACTTAGCCCACCAACAAAAAATGCTAAAAACAAGTACCATGATTAGTTATATTCAAAGAGACGAAATGCAACATGCTTACTTTATTTCTCAATTTATACGAATTCTTTTTACGGAAAATCCCAATCTTCATACAGAGGCTAATATTGCTTACATCTATAGTACAATCAATCAAGCAGTTGTTCTTGAAAAAAAATGGGCCCGTTATATATTAAAAGATATTAAAGGCATCGACTTAGACGAGTTTGATGCATATATAGAATATTTAGCGAATAAACGGTTTAGACAACTAGGATTAAAAAACTTTTACGAAGAAAGACCAAATCCAATGCCTTGGATTCAAGTTTTTAGCGATGAAATGATTAATAATACAAAATCTGATTTCTTTGAGCAAAAATCAAGAACATACTCAAAAGTATCAAAGTATAACGGTTTTGATGAACTCTAA